A stretch of DNA from Candidatus Methanoperedens sp.:
AAGGGATAAGGATAAGCGTTATCTTGGAAAAGGCGTCACGAAAGCTGTAAGCAACGTAAATACAGAGATCCAGGAAGCACTTCTGGGAATGGATGTGCGCGACCAGCGCGAAATCGACGCAATAATGCTTGAACTTGACGGGACAGAGAATAAATCAAAGCTTGGCGCCAATGCCATTCTTGGAGTTTCGCTTTCCGTGGCTCACGCAGCAGCGGATTCACTGGGAATATCACTATACCGCTATCTTGGCGGGACAAATGCATTCACGCTTCCTGTTCCTACGATGAACGTCATAAACGGGGGCAAACATGCAGGAAACGAGCTTGCCATACAGGAATTCATGCTCCAGCCAGGCGGCGCAAAGACTTTTTCCGAAGCCCTTCGCATGGGGGCTGAGACATACCATACTCTCGGCACAATACTTGTAAAAAAATACGGGAATTCTGCGGTCAATGTGGGCTATGAAGGCGGTTATGCCCCGCCGCTTAAGAATACTACTGATGCACTTGATGCGCTGACTGATGCAATTGAGGAAGCAGGATATAATAAAAAAGTAACAATCGGTCTTGATTCTGCTGCAACTGAGTTCTATAAGGATGGCAAATACAAAGTAGATGGCAGGAAATTATCGAGCGGGGAATTGGTGGATTTCTATTCTGGCCTTGTTAAAACATACCCTATCCTCTCAATCGAAGACCCCTTTGAGGAAGAATCATTCGAAGATTTTGCTGAACTGACAAAAAAATTAAAAGATACGATAATCATAGGCGACGACCTTTTCGTGACAAATGTGAAGCGGCTTGAAC
This window harbors:
- a CDS encoding phosphopyruvate hydratase; the protein is MFIDHIHAREILDSRGNPTVEVDVFTESGFGRASVPSGASTGTNEALELRDKDKRYLGKGVTKAVSNVNTEIQEALLGMDVRDQREIDAIMLELDGTENKSKLGANAILGVSLSVAHAAADSLGISLYRYLGGTNAFTLPVPTMNVINGGKHAGNELAIQEFMLQPGGAKTFSEALRMGAETYHTLGTILVKKYGNSAVNVGYEGGYAPPLKNTTDALDALTDAIEEAGYNKKVTIGLDSAATEFYKDGKYKVDGRKLSSGELVDFYSGLVKTYPILSIEDPFEEESFEDFAELTKKLKDTIIIGDDLFVTNVKRLEQGIKMNAGNALLLKVNQIGTLSEAFDAARLAQKNKFKVVVSHRSAETEDTTIADISVAIGAELIKTGAPARSERNAKYNQLLRIEEELGKAGRFVGI